One genomic region from Mesorhizobium terrae encodes:
- a CDS encoding esterase/lipase family protein, whose amino-acid sequence MAHADTLKPPSRLLFALELRALPELGGFVASLPLLTALAPRGDGHPVLVLPGLVTSDRSTVALRSFLKSKAYAAYGWDLGRNYGPLPGVERKMVDRLKALADKHGRKVSLVGWSLGGIYARQLAKMLPDEVRLVITLGSPFNGDPRATNAWKLYEFTSGHKVDDREGHMGGAISESPPVPTTAIYSRTDGICAWQACMENDLPHTESIEVEASHCGLGHHPAAVYAIADRLAQPQGEWKPFDRSGFKSLFFPDPKRN is encoded by the coding sequence ATGGCCCACGCTGATACGCTGAAACCGCCTTCGCGACTGCTGTTCGCGCTGGAACTCAGGGCGCTGCCGGAGCTCGGCGGTTTCGTCGCCTCGCTGCCCCTGCTCACTGCGCTTGCGCCGCGCGGCGACGGCCATCCGGTCCTAGTCCTGCCCGGGCTGGTGACCAGCGACCGCTCGACGGTGGCGCTGCGCAGCTTCCTCAAATCGAAGGCCTACGCCGCCTATGGCTGGGACCTCGGCCGCAACTACGGCCCGCTGCCTGGTGTCGAGCGAAAGATGGTCGACCGCCTCAAGGCGCTGGCCGACAAGCATGGCCGCAAGGTCAGCCTCGTCGGCTGGAGCCTCGGCGGCATCTATGCGCGCCAGCTCGCCAAGATGCTGCCCGACGAGGTGCGGCTGGTGATCACGCTCGGCAGCCCGTTCAACGGCGACCCGCGTGCCACCAATGCCTGGAAGCTCTACGAGTTCACCTCCGGCCACAAGGTCGACGATCGCGAAGGCCATATGGGTGGCGCCATTTCGGAATCGCCCCCGGTGCCGACAACGGCGATCTACAGCCGCACCGATGGTATCTGCGCCTGGCAAGCCTGCATGGAAAACGACCTCCCGCACACCGAGAGCATCGAGGTGGAAGCGAGCCATTGCGGCCTCGGCCATCACCCCGCGGCGGTCTACGCAATTGCCGATCGCCTGGCGCAGCCCCAGGGAGAATGGAAACCATTCGACCGAAGCGGCTTCAAGAGCCTGTTCTTCCCCGATCCGAAGCGGAACTAG
- the phaZ gene encoding poly(3-hydroxyalkanoate) depolymerase: protein MAMAANKAKADGAMDIKMFDVDGQLLRVGIRHGASERPPLLMFNGIGANLELAAPFMAALEDTTGIIFDVPGVGGSPNPIFPYRPSTLARLAKRLGEILGHDRLDISGVSWGGGLAQQFAFQYPSVCRKLILAATAPGITMVPGAPTVLSKMASPRRYTDPGYMRSIAAEIYGGDFRKDPTLINRHAGAMKGASQYGYFLQLFAMSGWTSLPWLWMLRQPTLIMAGTDDPLVPVINARVLHTMIARSRLELLDDGHLFLVTKPKPSAQMIEAFLRE from the coding sequence ATGGCGATGGCGGCGAACAAGGCCAAGGCGGATGGCGCGATGGACATCAAGATGTTCGATGTCGACGGGCAATTGTTGCGCGTCGGCATCCGGCATGGTGCGTCCGAGCGGCCGCCGCTCCTGATGTTCAACGGCATCGGCGCCAATCTGGAACTGGCGGCTCCCTTCATGGCCGCGCTGGAAGACACCACGGGCATCATCTTCGACGTGCCGGGTGTCGGCGGTTCGCCCAACCCGATCTTTCCCTATAGACCGTCGACGCTGGCCAGGCTCGCCAAGCGGCTTGGCGAAATCCTCGGCCATGATCGTCTCGACATTTCCGGTGTGTCATGGGGCGGCGGGCTCGCCCAGCAATTCGCCTTCCAGTACCCGTCGGTGTGCCGCAAGCTCATCCTTGCCGCAACCGCGCCTGGCATCACCATGGTTCCCGGCGCGCCCACCGTGCTTTCCAAGATGGCAAGCCCGCGCCGCTACACCGACCCCGGCTATATGCGGTCCATCGCGGCCGAAATCTATGGCGGGGATTTCCGCAAGGACCCAACGCTGATCAACCGCCATGCCGGAGCCATGAAGGGCGCCTCGCAATATGGCTACTTTCTCCAGCTCTTCGCCATGAGCGGCTGGACCAGCCTGCCATGGCTCTGGATGCTGCGCCAGCCGACGCTGATCATGGCTGGTACCGACGATCCGCTGGTGCCGGTGATCAACGCCAGGGTGCTGCACACCATGATCGCCCGCTCACGCCTGGAACTGCTCGACGATGGCCATCTGTTCCTGGTGACCAAGCCGAAGCCGTCGGCGCAGATGATCGAGGCTTTCCTGCGGGAATAA
- a CDS encoding long-chain-fatty-acid--CoA ligase — MDRIWLKSYPAGVPADVDVNQYPSVVALFEESFAKYRNDKAYVFMDKAITFGDIDRLSRDFAAYLQGLGLKRGDRVAAMMPNVLQYPVTVAAIMRAGFIVVNVNPLYTPRELEHQLNDSGAKAIILLENFAATLQQVIKNTSIRHVILASVGDMLGFPKGAIANLVLRKVKKAVPSFSLPGAVRFNAALAAGKSKAFEKPSIKPDDVAVLQYTGGTTGVSKGAVLLHGTIIANLLASEAWTLPGLKRKPISGQLTFICALPLYHVFAFITCGLLAMRTGGVNVLIPNPRDIPATVKELAKYKFHVMPGVNTLFNALANNPDFAKVDFSQFRIANGGAMSVQEPVARKWLAITGCPIIEGYGLSETSSGIACNPTDSDAFTGTIGLPLPNVEIRLLDDDGNDVPHGQPGEIAIKGPQVMAGYWQRPDETDKVMTPDGFFKSGDVGVMDDKGFVTIVDRKKDMILVSGFNVYPNEVEAVAVQHPGVLEAAVVGVPDKNSGEAVMMFVVKKDQALTREELAAFCVKNLTGYKKPKYIEFRDDLPRTNVGKILRRELRDQAVKEMAVSR; from the coding sequence ATGGACCGCATTTGGCTCAAGAGCTACCCAGCCGGCGTGCCGGCCGATGTAGACGTCAATCAATATCCGTCGGTTGTCGCGCTCTTCGAAGAGAGCTTCGCGAAATACCGGAACGACAAAGCCTATGTCTTCATGGACAAGGCGATCACTTTTGGCGACATCGACCGGCTCTCGCGCGACTTCGCCGCTTATTTGCAGGGCCTTGGCCTGAAGCGTGGCGACCGTGTCGCGGCCATGATGCCGAACGTTTTGCAATATCCGGTCACGGTTGCGGCGATCATGCGTGCCGGCTTCATCGTGGTGAACGTCAATCCGCTCTACACGCCACGCGAGCTTGAACACCAGCTCAACGATTCAGGTGCCAAGGCAATCATCCTCCTCGAAAATTTCGCTGCCACGCTGCAGCAGGTCATCAAGAACACCTCGATCCGGCATGTCATCCTCGCCAGCGTCGGCGATATGCTGGGCTTTCCCAAAGGCGCCATCGCCAATCTGGTGTTGCGCAAGGTGAAGAAGGCGGTGCCGTCCTTCTCGCTGCCGGGTGCCGTGCGCTTCAACGCGGCGCTGGCTGCCGGCAAGAGCAAGGCTTTCGAAAAACCGTCGATCAAGCCCGACGACGTGGCGGTGCTGCAATATACAGGCGGCACGACCGGCGTTTCCAAAGGCGCGGTCCTGCTGCATGGCACCATCATCGCCAATCTCCTGGCGTCGGAGGCCTGGACGCTGCCTGGCCTGAAACGCAAGCCGATCTCGGGCCAGCTCACCTTCATCTGTGCGCTGCCGCTCTATCACGTGTTTGCCTTCATCACCTGCGGGCTGCTCGCCATGCGCACGGGCGGCGTCAATGTTCTGATCCCCAATCCGCGCGACATTCCGGCGACGGTGAAGGAGCTCGCCAAATACAAATTCCATGTCATGCCGGGCGTGAATACGCTGTTCAACGCCTTGGCCAACAATCCCGATTTCGCCAAGGTCGATTTCTCGCAATTCAGGATCGCCAACGGTGGCGCCATGTCGGTGCAGGAGCCGGTCGCCAGGAAATGGCTCGCCATCACCGGTTGTCCGATCATCGAAGGCTACGGTCTGTCGGAAACATCCTCGGGCATTGCCTGCAACCCGACCGACAGCGACGCCTTCACCGGAACGATCGGCCTGCCATTGCCCAATGTCGAGATACGGCTCCTCGATGATGACGGCAATGATGTGCCGCATGGCCAGCCCGGCGAGATCGCCATCAAGGGGCCACAGGTCATGGCGGGCTATTGGCAGCGGCCCGACGAGACCGACAAGGTGATGACGCCGGACGGTTTCTTCAAATCGGGCGATGTCGGCGTCATGGACGACAAGGGTTTTGTTACCATCGTAGACCGCAAGAAGGACATGATCCTGGTTTCCGGCTTCAACGTCTATCCGAACGAGGTCGAAGCCGTCGCCGTGCAGCATCCAGGCGTGCTGGAGGCTGCTGTCGTGGGCGTGCCGGACAAGAATTCCGGCGAGGCGGTGATGATGTTCGTGGTCAAGAAGGATCAGGCGTTAACCAGGGAGGAACTGGCGGCGTTCTGTGTCAAGAACCTCACCGGCTACAAGAAACCGAAATACATCGAATTCCGCGATGACCTGCCACGCACCAATGTCGGCAAGATCCTGCGCCGCGAATTGCGTGATCAGGCTGTCAAGGAAATGGCGGTGTCGCGATGA
- a CDS encoding MaoC family dehydratase — protein sequence MSKSPPTYEQLRAMTGQDLGFSDWVVVDQARIDQFARCTEDQQWIHTDPERAKKESPFRTTIAHGYLSLSLIGGLSQQMNVVPENTQAVFNYGLDKVRFLAPIRAGTRVRLRASLISVEDRGPGQYLMKFANTIEIEGEEKPALMAETLAMFYERRRKAGG from the coding sequence ATGAGCAAGTCACCTCCGACCTACGAACAATTGCGGGCAATGACCGGGCAGGACCTGGGCTTTTCCGATTGGGTGGTGGTCGACCAGGCGCGCATTGACCAGTTTGCACGGTGCACCGAGGATCAGCAGTGGATCCATACCGACCCGGAGCGAGCCAAGAAGGAAAGCCCGTTCCGCACCACGATCGCGCATGGCTATCTCAGCCTGTCGCTGATCGGCGGCCTTAGCCAGCAGATGAATGTCGTTCCCGAAAACACCCAGGCCGTCTTCAACTATGGGCTGGACAAGGTGCGCTTTCTTGCGCCGATCCGGGCGGGTACGCGGGTCAGGCTGCGCGCGTCGCTGATCTCCGTGGAGGATAGGGGGCCTGGCCAATATCTGATGAAGTTCGCCAACACGATCGAGATCGAGGGCGAGGAGAAGCCGGCGCTGATGGCCGAGACTTTGGCCATGTTCTACGAGCGGCGGAGAAAAGCGGGAGGATAA
- a CDS encoding alpha/beta fold hydrolase — translation MAKAPAKDSRDGDKRDGDDRARDARPLAEQIADEAAENTLALNPLVGLRTQDIAAAAGSVMKALASHPQALAEQWLAFASEFGKIVTGQSEIAADPKDRRFADPAWKTSGLHKAVMQSYVAWSKSVTELVAKTELPEKDAARARLITSIFVDTMAPSNNPALNPTAVKALVDSGGKSALNGLKNFLDDMTRNGGLPSSVDASKFKVGENLANSPGTVVFRNDVLELVHYTATTDKVYRRPLLVVPPQINKYYSVDLSPDKSMIKFLLSHGIQPYCVSWRNPTPEQRDWGLDTYIAALDEACDAARDITGSDTVNIMGSCSGGITLSTYVAWLAAQKKQKINAVILAVCVLNTQAETDSDFAALVTPETIMAAKQMSKARGILDGHEMAKMFAWMRPNDLIWNYWVNNYLLGNAPPAFDVLYWNADTTRLPARLHGDFLDLIFTNPFMNPGKMSIHGVPIDMGKAKHETYVIGGTTDHITPWKAVYQTARLYGEDTTFILSNSGHLQSLLNPPGNPKAWYVKGKTKEKDADAWTATAAKHEGSWWLDWATYLKERSDAEIDAPARPGNAKYKPLGAAPGTYVFEL, via the coding sequence ATGGCGAAGGCGCCGGCGAAGGACAGCAGGGACGGCGACAAACGCGACGGCGACGACAGGGCGAGGGACGCGCGGCCGCTTGCCGAGCAGATCGCCGATGAGGCGGCCGAGAATACGCTGGCACTCAATCCGCTTGTCGGCCTGCGTACGCAGGACATCGCTGCCGCCGCCGGCTCGGTCATGAAGGCGCTGGCCAGCCATCCCCAGGCACTCGCCGAGCAGTGGCTCGCCTTTGCCAGCGAGTTCGGCAAGATCGTCACCGGTCAATCGGAAATCGCAGCCGACCCCAAGGACCGCCGTTTCGCCGATCCCGCTTGGAAGACGAGCGGACTGCACAAGGCGGTCATGCAATCCTATGTGGCCTGGAGCAAATCGGTCACTGAACTGGTTGCCAAGACCGAACTGCCGGAGAAGGATGCGGCGCGGGCGCGGCTGATCACCTCCATATTCGTCGACACCATGGCGCCGTCCAACAATCCGGCGCTCAATCCCACCGCGGTCAAGGCGCTGGTCGACAGCGGCGGCAAAAGCGCGCTGAACGGACTGAAGAACTTCCTCGACGACATGACCAGGAATGGCGGGTTGCCGTCCTCGGTCGATGCCTCGAAGTTCAAGGTGGGCGAGAACCTCGCCAACAGCCCCGGCACGGTGGTGTTCCGCAACGACGTGCTGGAACTGGTCCACTACACGGCGACGACCGACAAGGTCTACCGGCGGCCGCTGCTCGTCGTGCCGCCGCAGATCAACAAATATTATTCGGTCGATCTTTCACCCGACAAGAGCATGATCAAGTTTCTGCTCAGTCACGGCATCCAGCCCTATTGCGTGTCGTGGCGCAATCCGACGCCGGAACAGCGCGACTGGGGCCTCGATACCTATATTGCGGCACTGGACGAAGCCTGCGACGCGGCGCGCGACATCACCGGTTCCGACACCGTCAACATCATGGGCTCGTGTTCGGGCGGTATCACGCTGTCGACCTATGTCGCCTGGCTGGCTGCGCAGAAAAAGCAGAAGATCAACGCCGTCATTCTCGCCGTCTGCGTGCTCAACACCCAGGCCGAGACGGATTCCGACTTTGCCGCGCTGGTGACGCCGGAAACGATCATGGCGGCCAAGCAGATGTCGAAGGCGAGGGGCATCCTCGACGGCCACGAGATGGCCAAGATGTTCGCCTGGATGCGACCCAACGACCTGATCTGGAACTACTGGGTCAACAACTACCTGCTCGGAAACGCGCCGCCGGCCTTCGACGTGCTCTACTGGAACGCCGATACGACACGCCTGCCGGCCCGGCTGCACGGCGATTTCCTCGACCTGATCTTCACCAACCCGTTCATGAACCCCGGCAAGATGTCGATCCACGGCGTCCCTATCGACATGGGCAAAGCCAAACACGAGACCTATGTGATCGGCGGCACCACCGACCACATCACGCCCTGGAAAGCGGTCTACCAGACGGCGCGTCTCTATGGCGAGGACACCACCTTCATCCTGTCCAATTCCGGGCATCTGCAGAGCCTGCTCAACCCGCCCGGCAATCCGAAGGCCTGGTATGTGAAGGGCAAGACCAAGGAGAAGGATGCCGATGCCTGGACTGCCACGGCGGCCAAGCACGAAGGCAGCTGGTGGCTGGATTGGGCGACCTATCTGAAGGAACGCTCCGACGCCGAAATCGATGCGCCGGCCAGGCCCGGCAATGCCAAATACAAACCGCTCGGCGCAGCACCGGGAACCTATGTGTTCGAGCTGTGA
- the maiA gene encoding maleylacetoacetate isomerase: MSDIILHNYYRSSTSYRVRIALEMKGIHYRYVPHHLRHGEHLEPAYLAVNPQGLVPALIWSDGALITQSLAIIEYLDEISPEPPLLPREAADRAHVRMLAQMIACDIHPVNNLRVLTSLRSVFGASDEDIANWFRHWVNEGFQPLEKILATSPQTGTFCHGETPGLADICLAAQVTNNARFGVDMEPYPIISRINAACMALPAFQKAAPQNQPDAE, translated from the coding sequence ATGAGCGACATCATCCTGCACAATTATTACCGCTCCTCGACCTCGTACCGGGTGCGGATCGCGCTGGAAATGAAAGGCATTCACTACCGCTACGTGCCGCATCACCTGCGCCACGGCGAACACCTCGAACCGGCCTACCTGGCGGTCAACCCGCAGGGATTGGTCCCCGCCTTGATCTGGAGCGACGGCGCCCTCATCACGCAATCGCTGGCGATCATCGAATATCTCGACGAGATCAGCCCCGAGCCGCCGCTGCTGCCGCGGGAAGCGGCAGATCGCGCTCACGTGCGCATGCTCGCGCAGATGATCGCCTGCGACATCCATCCCGTAAACAATCTGCGCGTGCTGACCAGCCTTCGCAGCGTCTTCGGCGCCAGTGACGAAGATATCGCCAACTGGTTCCGGCATTGGGTGAATGAGGGCTTCCAACCCCTTGAAAAGATTCTGGCGACGTCGCCGCAGACGGGCACCTTCTGCCATGGCGAAACGCCAGGGCTGGCCGACATCTGCCTGGCTGCGCAGGTGACGAACAACGCCCGTTTCGGCGTCGATATGGAACCCTATCCGATCATTTCCCGCATCAACGCCGCCTGCATGGCGTTGCCCGCCTTCCAGAAGGCAGCGCCACAGAACCAGCCCGACGCCGAATAA
- a CDS encoding zinc-dependent alcohol dehydrogenase family protein has product MKAVVFEKFGEAPTVRTVPDPVPSPDGVVIKVEATGLCRSDWHGWMGHDPDIRLPHVPGHELAGIVVAVGRQVRNWKAGARVTVPFVAACGRCFECASGNHQVCEHQFQPGFTAWGSYAEYVAIDRADTNLVTLPEEMDFATAASLGCRFVTSFRAVVDQGRVTPGEWVAVHGCGGVGLSAIMIASAMGANVVAIDLTDEKLDFARKLGAAATVNAAQTPNVVKAVKEITNGGAHMSMDALGHPTTSYNSISNLRRRGRHVQVGLMLGDHAKAAIPMAKVIAYELEIRGSHGMQAFRYGAMMEMIRAGKLKPDLLIGKTLSLDEAPAALMAMGNFEGIGIGVVTRF; this is encoded by the coding sequence ATGAAAGCCGTTGTCTTCGAAAAATTCGGTGAAGCGCCAACGGTGCGGACCGTACCGGACCCTGTTCCCTCGCCCGATGGCGTTGTCATCAAGGTGGAGGCAACCGGGCTCTGCCGCAGCGACTGGCATGGCTGGATGGGGCATGATCCCGATATCCGCCTGCCACATGTGCCCGGTCACGAACTTGCCGGCATCGTGGTAGCCGTCGGTCGTCAAGTGCGGAACTGGAAGGCCGGCGCGCGTGTCACCGTGCCGTTCGTGGCGGCTTGCGGCCGCTGCTTCGAATGCGCCTCCGGCAATCACCAGGTCTGCGAACACCAGTTCCAGCCGGGTTTCACCGCCTGGGGCTCTTACGCCGAATATGTCGCCATCGACCGCGCCGACACCAATCTCGTGACGTTGCCTGAGGAGATGGATTTCGCCACCGCCGCCAGCCTCGGCTGCCGCTTCGTCACCTCGTTTCGCGCCGTGGTCGACCAGGGCCGCGTGACGCCCGGCGAATGGGTTGCCGTGCATGGTTGCGGCGGCGTCGGCCTTTCGGCGATCATGATCGCCAGCGCCATGGGCGCCAATGTGGTGGCCATCGACCTGACCGACGAAAAGCTGGATTTCGCCCGAAAGCTCGGTGCGGCCGCTACCGTCAACGCAGCGCAGACGCCAAACGTGGTCAAGGCCGTCAAGGAGATCACCAATGGCGGCGCGCATATGTCGATGGACGCGCTCGGCCATCCGACCACTTCCTACAACTCGATTTCCAACCTGCGTCGCCGCGGCCGGCACGTGCAGGTCGGGCTGATGCTGGGCGACCATGCCAAGGCGGCGATACCAATGGCCAAGGTGATCGCCTACGAACTGGAAATTCGCGGCAGCCACGGCATGCAGGCGTTTCGTTACGGCGCGATGATGGAGATGATCAGGGCCGGCAAACTGAAGCCGGACCTTCTGATCGGCAAGACCCTGAGCCTCGACGAAGCCCCGGCAGCGCTGATGGCGATGGGCAATTTCGAAGGTATCGGCATCGGCGTGGTGACGCGCTTCTGA
- a CDS encoding WS/DGAT/MGAT family O-acyltransferase, which produces MKQLGGIDATFLYMETPETPMHVAGLTLYEPPADLSGTFYDHFKEFFLTRMHLAPIFEKRLARTVLELDHPAWVDAGDIDIAYHLRRATLPAPGSWKQLEDLVGELHSTLLDRSRPLWQFTVIDGLEGGNVAIYSKIHHAAVDGGAGMAIAAALYDLSPQPRKVKPPESKPAMRKPTIEERAILGINDVVQNVMRQHLKAMEAVPQMLGTMTDLLIAKSGEGKGGGLPGIPDILAPKTPFNVTVTAQRAFAARALSLGDAKFIAKATGTKINDVVMAVSAGALRAYLQDHEALPTKPLVAFVPISLRQPGDMEASNRVFGMFCPIATELAEPLERLKAIAKNSGDSKTLAGTVKDVSPKDYTLLGAPILFPGLAQLYGRTGLADIMPSTTNLTISNVPGPPIPVFCAGAKVLAMFPVSIPVHGIALNITVQSYQDRLDFGITADRRAVPDADHLGDLLVTAMAELKEGVEKLPPPPPKPIKH; this is translated from the coding sequence ATGAAGCAGCTCGGCGGCATCGATGCCACCTTTCTCTACATGGAGACGCCGGAAACGCCGATGCATGTCGCCGGCCTGACGCTCTACGAGCCGCCGGCCGATCTGTCCGGGACGTTCTACGACCACTTCAAGGAATTCTTCCTGACCCGCATGCATCTGGCGCCGATCTTCGAGAAGAGGCTCGCCCGCACGGTGCTGGAACTCGATCATCCGGCATGGGTCGATGCCGGCGACATCGACATTGCCTACCATTTGCGCCGCGCCACCTTGCCCGCGCCGGGCAGCTGGAAGCAGCTTGAGGATCTCGTCGGCGAGTTGCATTCGACGCTGCTCGACCGCTCGCGGCCGCTGTGGCAATTCACTGTCATCGACGGGCTCGAAGGCGGCAATGTCGCCATCTATTCCAAGATACACCACGCCGCCGTTGATGGCGGTGCCGGCATGGCGATCGCCGCCGCCCTTTACGACCTTTCGCCCCAGCCGCGGAAGGTGAAGCCGCCGGAATCGAAACCGGCGATGCGCAAGCCGACGATCGAGGAACGCGCGATCCTCGGCATCAACGACGTCGTGCAGAACGTGATGCGCCAGCACCTGAAGGCGATGGAGGCAGTGCCGCAGATGCTCGGCACCATGACCGATCTGCTCATAGCCAAGAGTGGCGAAGGCAAAGGCGGTGGCTTGCCCGGCATTCCCGACATTCTGGCGCCGAAGACACCGTTCAACGTGACCGTCACCGCCCAGCGCGCCTTTGCCGCGAGGGCCTTGTCGCTCGGTGACGCCAAATTCATCGCCAAGGCGACCGGCACCAAGATCAACGATGTGGTGATGGCGGTGAGTGCCGGCGCGCTTCGCGCCTATCTCCAGGATCACGAGGCGCTGCCGACGAAACCGCTGGTCGCCTTCGTGCCGATCTCCTTGCGCCAGCCCGGCGACATGGAAGCCTCTAACCGGGTCTTCGGCATGTTCTGTCCGATCGCCACCGAGCTTGCCGAGCCGCTGGAGCGACTGAAGGCAATCGCCAAGAACAGCGGCGATTCCAAGACCTTGGCCGGCACGGTGAAGGACGTTTCGCCCAAGGACTATACGCTGCTTGGCGCGCCGATCCTGTTTCCCGGCCTCGCCCAGCTCTACGGCCGCACCGGCCTTGCCGACATCATGCCGTCGACCACCAATCTGACGATCTCCAACGTGCCCGGTCCGCCCATTCCGGTATTCTGCGCCGGCGCCAAGGTGCTCGCGATGTTCCCGGTCTCGATCCCCGTCCACGGCATCGCTCTCAACATCACCGTGCAGAGCTATCAGGACCGGCTCGATTTCGGCATCACAGCCGACCGCCGTGCCGTGCCCGACGCAGACCACCTCGGCGACCTGCTGGTCACCGCCATGGCCGAATTGAAGGAAGGGGTCGAAAAGCTGCCGCCTCCACCGCCGAAACCGATCAAACACTGA
- a CDS encoding ATP-binding protein, producing MKVGIEMGTASGAAATLDLEELLATRLLVQGNSGSGKSHLLRRLLEQSAPWVQQVVIDPEGDFVTLADRFGHVVVDAQRTEAELTGIAGRIRQHRASVVLNLEGLDVEQQMRGAAAFLNGMFDAERDYWYPVLVVVDEAQLFAPAVAGEVSDEARKISLGAMTNLMCRGRKRGLAGVIATQRLAKLAKNVAAEASNFLMGRTFLDIDMARAADLLGMERRQAEMFRDLARGHFVALGPAMSRRPLPVAIGAVETSARSVSPKLTPLPEAIEDVQSLILTPSPEELRQPPARRPRPVAPTPTADILEQLSRSLPEQSAALEPAPTLFDQAEREVLIAAVLAEIVEDPDAAFRADSLLYQDFLVRCRIRRVPGEPLGLPAFRRRLAIAKTGIDETTAASDAWQQALALSSDVPEDLQAVFLIVAQAAVTGSPCPSDAALARAYGTQSARRARRLLSFFEERGLAVLRTDFHGRRVVAFPDLGCETAPGDPNRVDDVPEQQAAE from the coding sequence GGCCGCCACGCTCGATCTTGAGGAATTGCTGGCCACGCGCCTTTTGGTGCAAGGCAATTCCGGGTCCGGAAAATCGCATCTGTTGCGTCGGCTGCTCGAACAGAGCGCGCCTTGGGTGCAGCAGGTCGTCATCGATCCCGAAGGCGATTTCGTCACACTTGCCGATCGGTTCGGCCATGTCGTGGTCGATGCGCAGCGCACCGAGGCCGAACTGACCGGCATTGCCGGCCGTATCCGCCAGCATCGCGCCTCGGTCGTGCTCAATCTGGAAGGGCTCGACGTCGAACAGCAGATGCGCGGCGCCGCCGCCTTCCTGAACGGCATGTTCGATGCCGAGCGCGACTACTGGTATCCAGTGCTGGTGGTGGTGGACGAGGCGCAGCTTTTCGCCCCGGCGGTGGCCGGCGAGGTCTCGGACGAGGCGCGCAAAATCTCGCTCGGCGCGATGACCAACCTGATGTGCCGCGGCCGAAAGCGCGGCCTCGCCGGGGTTATTGCCACGCAGCGCCTGGCCAAGCTCGCCAAGAACGTGGCGGCCGAGGCTTCCAATTTCCTGATGGGCCGCACCTTCCTCGACATCGACATGGCGCGTGCCGCCGACCTTCTCGGCATGGAACGGCGGCAGGCCGAGATGTTCCGCGACCTGGCGCGTGGACATTTCGTGGCTCTGGGGCCGGCGATGTCGCGTCGGCCGCTGCCGGTCGCCATCGGCGCGGTCGAAACCTCGGCGCGCTCCGTCAGCCCGAAACTGACGCCGCTGCCGGAAGCGATCGAGGATGTGCAGAGCCTGATCCTGACCCCCAGCCCGGAAGAATTGCGGCAGCCGCCGGCGCGCCGGCCACGTCCCGTGGCGCCGACGCCGACCGCCGACATTCTGGAGCAGTTGTCGCGGTCGCTGCCGGAACAGTCGGCAGCCCTGGAACCGGCGCCGACCCTGTTCGATCAGGCTGAGCGCGAGGTGCTCATCGCTGCAGTCCTGGCGGAGATCGTCGAGGATCCAGACGCGGCTTTTCGTGCCGATTCATTGCTCTATCAGGATTTTCTCGTGCGGTGCCGTATTCGCCGAGTGCCCGGCGAACCACTTGGCCTGCCCGCATTCCGGCGCCGGCTGGCTATTGCCAAGACCGGCATCGACGAAACGACCGCGGCAAGCGATGCCTGGCAGCAGGCACTGGCATTGTCCTCGGATGTCCCGGAAGATTTGCAGGCCGTGTTCCTGATCGTCGCCCAGGCGGCGGTGACCGGTTCGCCCTGTCCGTCGGACGCTGCGTTGGCACGTGCCTATGGCACGCAATCGGCACGGCGGGCGCGGCGGCTGTTGTCCTTCTTCGAGGAGCGCGGCCTTGCCGTGCTGCGCACCGATTTCCACGGCCGGCGTGTCGTCGCTTTCCCGGATCTCGGTTGTGAAACCGCGCCCGGCGATCCCAATCGCGTGGACGACGTGCCGGAACAACAGGCGGCCGAGTGA